A genomic window from Sphingomonas taxi includes:
- a CDS encoding TetR/AcrR family transcriptional regulator, with the protein MMMSETRPKRRTQEQRTAETRAALFEAAVRAISRLGYTRASNAIIADEAGISRGAITHHFASRAAFIAEVVRWVFDAEVVAYRELQRERQIGSRVSDWPRISWEVLSRPSGMAVLEIFVASRSDPDLATLIKPVQSAIEELAAKAFRDRLGTTVVDNSAIRLVVWAMRGMSLGREFIDDPQAMQESVDLLASLLERAAPNGTLEELLPSPRG; encoded by the coding sequence ATGATGATGAGCGAAACGAGGCCTAAGCGGCGGACGCAGGAACAGCGAACGGCGGAAACCCGCGCGGCGCTCTTCGAGGCAGCAGTGCGCGCGATCAGCCGGCTAGGATACACGCGCGCCAGCAACGCGATCATTGCCGACGAGGCTGGGATTAGCCGCGGCGCAATAACCCATCATTTCGCGTCCCGCGCCGCTTTCATCGCCGAGGTGGTGCGTTGGGTCTTTGACGCAGAGGTGGTCGCCTATCGAGAACTGCAACGCGAGCGGCAGATCGGATCGCGCGTTTCGGATTGGCCGCGCATTTCCTGGGAGGTGTTGTCGCGGCCATCGGGCATGGCGGTCCTCGAGATCTTCGTCGCCTCGCGCAGCGACCCCGATTTGGCGACGCTCATCAAGCCCGTGCAAAGCGCGATTGAAGAGCTGGCAGCAAAGGCATTCCGCGACCGGCTCGGAACCACCGTCGTTGATAATTCGGCGATCCGCCTAGTCGTCTGGGCGATGCGCGGGATGTCACTGGGGCGCGAGTTCATCGATGATCCCCAGGCAATGCAGGAGTCGGTAGACTTGCTCGCGTCGCTGCTGGAGCGAGCGGCCCCCAACGGCACGCTGGAGGAGCTGCTGCCGTCGCCAAGGGGCTGA